The sequence below is a genomic window from bacterium.
CAGCGGTTGGCGAAGCGGTTGCCGAAGAGCTTGATCGGCGTCACCTCCTGGTCGCCGATGCGGCGGGCGCCGACGATCAACGCCCGCGGCGCCGCCGCCGACGCCGCCAGCAGGGCCGGAATCTCGCGCCCCAGGTGCTGGCCGTCGCCGTCCATGGTCAGCGCGTGGGTGACCCCCTCGCCCGCCAGGCGCGCGAAGCCGGCGCGCAACGCCTCGCCCTTGCCGCGGTTCACGGGCTGGCAGAGCACGGCCGCCCCGGCGGCCTCGGCCCGCGCCGCCGTGTCGTCGCGCGACCCGTCGTCGACCACCAGCACCCGATCGACGTGGCGCCGCGCGCCGCCGACCACGTCGGCGATCGTCGCCGCGCAGTCGTAGGCCGGAATCAGCACCGCGCAGCGTCGCATCGCCCGAACTTTTCACACGCGGCGGCGGAGCGACAGAGGCGGCCCGGCGCGGCCTCGCCACCGCCGTTGCGCCGTCTCTCCCCGTGGATCCTCGTTGCGCGGCGAGGCTGAATTGAGGGCGCCGCGCGGGCTATGCTAGCGCCACGCGATGACCGCCCCCTCCGCCCCCGTCGCCGCGCGCCTGCGCGCGGCGCTGCGCTTCGACGGCATCTGGTGGCGGAAGCTCGCCTGGCTGGGCTGCGTCTACGGCCCCGAATGGTGGAAGCAGGGCTCGCCGCCGCTGATCGCGGCGCTCATCTACGCCGGCGTCGGCCGCAACCGCCGCGGCGCCGTCACAAACCTGCAGCGCGTTCTCGGCGACCCCGATCCGCGGCGGGCGCGCCAGATGGCGCTGCGCATGTACGCCGAGTTCGCCCGCTGCATGACCGAGACGCTGGAGCACTTCGGACCCCGCCCGCAACCGGTGCGGATCGACGAGCCGACCCGCGACGTCGTCGGCGAGGCCCTGGCCGAGGGCCGCGGCCTGGTGCTGGTGACCGGCCACGTCGGCAACTGGGACGTCGCCGCCCGCACCCTCGAGCAGTACGACCGCCCGTTCAACCTGGTGATGGCGCACGAGCGCAACGCCACCACCAGCGCCTACGCGCGCGCCATCCGCGAGCGCGCCGGCATGCGGGTGATCTACTCCGACACCTCGGTGTTCTCGTCGCTCAACATGATCCGCGCCCTGCGCGACAACGAGATCGTCGCCATCCAGCTCGACCGCACCCTCGGCGTCGGCACCACCCGCATGGTCGAGTTCTTCGGCGCCCCGGCGCCGTTCCCGACCGGGCCGTTCGTTCTCGCCCGCCTCGCCGGCGCGCCGCTGCTGCCGGTCTTCTTCCCGCGCCTCGGCACCCGCCACTACGCCATCCGCCTCGGCACCCGCCTGACCCTGCCGCGCGACGCCGGCGACGCGCCGGCGCTGGCGCGCGCCATGCGCGCCGTCGCCGCCGAGCTCGAGGACGTCATCCGCGAGTTCCCGCACCAGTGGTTCCAGTTCGCGCCCTTCTGGCCGGAGGACGCCGCCCCGAGCGCGCGCCAGCGACCGGCCGACCGCGACGCGCGAGTGCGCGGCCGGCGCGACTAGTCCAGGAGTCGACCAGGATTGCCGGGAGCGCGTGATGCTAGGCCGCCAGCTCGGCGGCGATCTGCGCCCGCACCGTCTCGCGCAGGCGGTCGCGGTCCTCGTACGTCAGGCCGGCGGTGGCGATCGGCGGCAGGATCACCAGCTCGGCCGAACCGGGGAGAATCGAGAGATACTGCCCCTTGGGCATGATGCGGGTCGTCCCCTTGCAGACCACGGGGACGATGGGGACGCCGAGTTGGATGGCGGCGACGAAGGCGCCCTTGCGGAACGGCAGCAGCTCGCCGTCGGCGCTGCGCGTCCCTTCCGGGAAGATCACCAGCGAGCCGCCGTCGAGCGTCACCTTCTGCAGCCGCTCGATGGAGGCCAGGGGATCGTCGCGATCGATGGGAATCATCCCCATGGTGCGGAGCACGGCGCCGAGGATCGGCTCGGCGAACATCTCGCGCTTGGCGGCGAACCGGGTCACCCCTGGCAGGAGGCCGAGCAGGGCGGCGATGTCGAAGTGGCTCTGGTGGTTGGGTGCGAAGATGTACGGCCCGGGGCCGAGCTGTTCGCGCCCGCGCACCCGGATGCGCACGCCGCACACCCGCATGAGGTTGCGCGCCTGCAGCTTGGCGAAGCGCCACGCCAGCGGCCGGCTGATCTGGTACAGGCCGATGGCCACCAGTCCGGACGAGAACAGCATGGCGCGGAAGAGCACGCGGTTGAGGGCGACGCGCAACCGCGTCGGCTCGGCGGCGCTGACGGCAACGGCATCGGCGGGCATGCGGGTAGCAGTATCCAGCGCCCTCCGGCGGGGCAAGATACGCGGCTTGCCCCGCCGGAGGGCGCTGGATACTGCTACCGGCGTGCGCATCCTCCTCGTATCGCCGACGCACTACAACGCCGACGGCACGTTGCATAAGACGACCCGCTACTGGACCAGCGGCCTGACGCTGGCGACGCTCAAGGCGCTCACCCCGCCGGGACACGACGTGCGCATGGTCGACGAGCTGTTCCACGACGTCGACCTCGATTTCGACGGCGACGTCGTCGGCATCACCGCCATGGGACCGCAGATCCGCCGCGCCTACGAGCTCGCCGACCACTTCCGCGGCCGCGGCCGCAAGGTGGTGCTCGGCGGCACCTGGGTGACGCTCACCGCCGAGGCGTCGCTGCGCCACGCCGACGCCGTGGTCGCCGGCGAGGCCGAATCCGTCTGGCCGCAGGTCCTCGAGGACCTCGCCGCCGGCCGCAGCCGCGGCATCTACCGCGCCGCCCAGTGGCACGACCTGCGCGGTCTGCCGCGCGTCGATTACACCAGCCTGCCGCTGCTCAAGTACGACGCCTTCAAGCGCAGTTGGCTCTACCGCATGTACTTCCACTGGCCGATCGTCTTCTCGCGCGGCTGTCCGCACCCCTGCGAGTACTGCGCCGTGCAGACGTTCTACGAGCGCGGCTTCCGCACCCGCCCGGTGGACGAGGTGATCGCCGACCTGGAGGCGATCAAGGCGCTCGGCGCCAACCGCATCCTGTTCCTCGACGACAACCCGATCGGCAATCCGACCGCGGCGAAGGAGCTGTTCCGCGCCATGGTTCCGCTGAAGCTGAAGTGGGCCAGCCAGTGCACGATCAACATCGCCCGCGATCCCGAGCTGCTCGACCTCGCGGCGCGCAGCGGCTGCGTCAGCCTGTCGATCGGCCTCGAGAGCATCAACGAGGACAGCCTCGAGACGATCGGCAAACGCTTCAATCAGCCGCGCCGCTTCGACCGCGACCTGGCGGCGATCCGCGCCAAGGGCATCCAGGTGATCGGCCTGCTGATGGTCGGCCTCGACGGCGACACCCTCGATACCTTCCAGCGCTCGCTCGCGTTCCTGATCGACAACAAGGTGTCGTTCCTCAAGCTCTTCACGCCCTGCCCGTACCCCGGCACCAAGTACTACGACGACATGCTGGCCGCGGACCGGATCACCATCCAGGACTGGGGCCGCTACGACTACGGCAGCCCGATCATCAAGCCGGCGCAGATGACCGCCGAGGAGATGATGAGCGGCTTCAAGACCGTCTACGAAGGCTTCTACTCGTCGCGCGCCATCGCCAAGCGCCTCTTCCCCCCGCCCGCCGGCAGCTATCTCGAGACCCTCGCCTACCTGGTCGCCAACCTGAAGGTGAACCGCTACCTGCGCTCGCACGAGAACGCCTGGGCGACGATCTCGTGAGAACGGCGCGACGCTCTTGGCTGACGCGACAAAAGACTTTCACCACGGAGGCACGGAGACACGGAGAGTACTGAGCTCGAAGCCCGCCCAGCGTTCATCCCAACGTTCATTGGAAATGGAGTGAGAAGAGGCCCCGCGCCTTCGCTGTGGCACCGAGCCCTCCGTGTCTCCGTGCCTCCGTGGTGAGGAGTTTTCTGTCTCATCGGCCTGACGGCGGAACAGCCTCGCTCAGAGCTCGCGTAACGTCCCGCGCACCCGGAAGAGCCCGCCGTCGGCGGTGGCGCCGAAACGTCCGCGCGCCGTCGCGTCGTCGAAGCGTCGGTGGCGCGCCGCCAGCTCGGCGGCGAGCCCGGCGTCGCCGCCGAGCAGGTCGGCGGTGCCGGACATCAGGCGCACGAAGGCGGTGCGCGCCTCGAGCGGTCCCTCGGGGTTGAGCAGCTTGCGCGCCGTCCAGAAGTACGAGTCGGGATCGGTGTGGTGGTCGTAGAAGAAGTAGAGGAACTGGCGGTAGCGCTCGAAGGCGGCGCGGTAGCGCCGGTCGTAGTCGGCGAGGGCGTCGGCCGGCGACACGTTCCCGGCCAGCAGGCGCTCGACGGCGCGCGCCGCCAGGTAGCCAGCCATCGACGCCAGGTGCACGCCCGTGGAGAACACCGGATCGATGAAGCAGGCGGCGTCGCCGGCGAGCAGGTAGCCGGGGCCGTGGAAGGCGCGGCTGTCGTAGGAGTAATCGCGGATCACCCGCACCGGCGCGACGCGCCGGGCGGCGCGCGTCCGCGCCGCCACCGGCGCGCAGGCGGCGACCAGGCGCTCGTAGAGCGGCGTCGCGTCGCCGCCCGCCTCGCCGGCGAAACGGGTGGCGTCGACCACCGCGCCGACGCTGGTGGTGCCGTCGTGCAGCGGGATGAACCAGAACCAGCCATCGGCGAAGGCGGCGGAGAGGATGTTGCCGGCGGTGTCGCCGGCCAGGGGCTCGGCGCCGGTGAAGTAGGAGAAGACCGCCAGGTTCTTGAAGAAGGGATCGAAGCGACGCTGCCCGTCGCGCCGCCCGAGCAGCGCCTGCTGGCCGCTGGCGTCGATCACCCACGGCGCCCGCGCCTCGACCGCCGCGCCGCGCTCGTCGCGGGCGGCGACCCGGTTGCACGCGCCGTCGTAGGTCACCGTCTCGACCCGATGCGCCTCGCGGACGTCGACTCCGAGCGCCGCCGCGTGGCGTAGCAGGAGGTGGTCGAACTCCGCCCGCACGACGTGGAAGGCGTGCGGCCGGCCGCCGGGATCGTCGCGGAAGTAGAAGCTCCACGGTTCGGCGCGCGCCCCCCACACGAAGGTGCCGCCCGGTTTGCGCACGAACCCGGCCGCCTCGATCGCCGGCAGCACCCCCAGCGCCTCCAGCACCGGCATGGTCGCCGACAGCAGCGACTCGCCGATGTGGTAGCGCGGAAAGCGCTCGCGCTCGAACAGCAGCACCCGCGCCCCCGCCTGGGCGAGAAACCCGGCCGCGACGCTGCCCGCCGGGCCGCCGCCGATGACGATGGCGTCAGCGTCGAGCATGCCGTGCCTTCCGTTCAGCGCTTGCGCTTCTTCGCCGGCGCTGGCGTCGGGGCCGCCGCGACCGCCTGCTGCACCGGTTCGTTGTTGCTGGGCGCGCCGCCGATGATCGCCGACACCTGACCGTCCGCGCCGAACTTGACCTCGAAGGTCACCCACCGGTTGCGCCAGTAGACCCAGGTGTCGGCGCTGGTCGATGGCGTGCGGTGGGTCGGCGGATAGCCGAGCGACATCAGCACCTGCTCGCGCGTCATGCCGCGCTCGACGCGGCCGTCACGGATGGCCGCCTGCACCGACGGCGAGAACGTCGCGAAGCGCGCGTGCGGGTCGATCTCGACCAGGACCTTGGCGAAGAACTGCTGAGAGGTCTCCTGCTCCGTCCCGTACGCCTGGGTGAGCGTGACGTTGACGTCGGCGGCGCGAAAGCTCACCGACCTGGCGGTCATGCCCGTGACCGTCGCGGGACTCCCGAACGGCAGCAGGGCGCCAACCTGATAATTGGCGTCGACCACGTCGGCCGGATTTTCATAGTGGATATTGCAGCACGTGTAGAGCTGCCGCGCCTGCCATTGCTGCAGAACGCCCGGTGCCACCTTCGCCGCGCAGCCGGCAAGCACGAGCGCCAGCGCCGCGATCGTTCGTCGAAATCGCATGCAGCCTCCTGTCCCCGCCGCCGCTGCAGTCGGCGCGGGGCGGCTCGCATCTAGACCGCGGCCGGAGCACTTCGCAACCGCCGACTCCCGGCGCGCCGCCAGGCGCATCGCCCGCGACCCCCTCAGCACCCGATGGCGGCGAGGTGTCCCTCCTCGGCGTAGGCGAGCAGACCGGCGTCGCGGGTGACCAGGCGGTAGCCGCAGGCGCGCGCGGTGGCGGCGAGGATGCGATCCACCGGATCGCGCGGCGGACAGCCGGGCAGGAAGGAGGAGGCGATCAGCGCGGCGGGATCGGTGGCCGCCAGGGCGACGCCGGGCACGGCCAGCAATCGCCGGAACCACGCTTCCGGGCTGATCGAGATCGTCAGCCGGCTGCGCGCCACCAGCAGGCCGATCTCCCAGGCGCTCATCGGCGACACGAACACCGGGCGCCCCGCCGCCGCGGCCGCGTCGAGCGCCGCCGCCGCGGCGCTCGCGATCGGCTGGTCCTCGGCGATCCAGATGGCCGCGCAGGTATCGAGCAGCAACGGCATCATTCGGCGCGGTCGCCCCACTCCGGATCCGCCGGCGCGGCGAGATCGGTGCCGGGCGCGATGCCGAGGAGACCCTTCAGGGCGCCCCGCAAGGGGTGGCGCCCCCGCGCCACGTAGGCCGGCGCCGCCTCGGCCACCGCGGGCGGCGCCGCCGGCGCCGGCTCGGCAACGCGGCGGAACACCAGCTTCCGGCCGCTCATGTCGACATTCGCGCTCTCGTAGCCAGCCCGCTTCCAGGCACGGGTGATGACACTGCTCTGCTCGTTGTTGCTCCACCACGCCCGCTGGCCGGCACTCGGGGGAAGGGGGGCACCGATGATTCGCTCGATGGCCTCGAACGTCATCGGGACCTCCTTCTCCGTCCGACCCTTCAGGTAGTCCTCCAGCGGTCCGTACTTGGACATGACAACTCCCTCTCGAGACTGCTGATAACAGTTTACCTACATTAAGACAACACTGTTGTTCCGCGGTCGGATCACCGCGTCAGCATCGAGTGGCACGCGAGGCCGCCGCCGATCCGCGCTATGCCGCGCGGCGCAGCTTGGCGCGCATGTAGACCGCGGCCGAGCTGGCCATGCGGCCGATGAAGCGCGGCTCGCTCGCCATCAGGCGGGCCATGCCCCAGAGCACGTCCGGGCGCGAGTAGAAGGCGCGGTAGCAGCGGGTGAAGGCCGCTTCCAACTCGGCCTCGCTGAGGCCGCGGG
It includes:
- a CDS encoding glycosyltransferase family 2 protein, which codes for MRRCAVLIPAYDCAATIADVVGGARRHVDRVLVVDDGSRDDTAARAEAAGAAVLCQPVNRGKGEALRAGFARLAGEGVTHALTMDGDGQHLGREIPALLAASAAAPRALIVGARRIGDQEVTPIKLFGNRFANRWVEIACGQALPDTQSGFRVYPLADTLRLGATAGRFAFETEVLIRAARAGVEIVSVPVDVYYPPAAERISHYRPWGDTVRIIAVVVGLILRRR
- a CDS encoding lysophospholipid acyltransferase family protein; this translates as MTAPSAPVAARLRAALRFDGIWWRKLAWLGCVYGPEWWKQGSPPLIAALIYAGVGRNRRGAVTNLQRVLGDPDPRRARQMALRMYAEFARCMTETLEHFGPRPQPVRIDEPTRDVVGEALAEGRGLVLVTGHVGNWDVAARTLEQYDRPFNLVMAHERNATTSAYARAIRERAGMRVIYSDTSVFSSLNMIRALRDNEIVAIQLDRTLGVGTTRMVEFFGAPAPFPTGPFVLARLAGAPLLPVFFPRLGTRHYAIRLGTRLTLPRDAGDAPALARAMRAVAAELEDVIREFPHQWFQFAPFWPEDAAPSARQRPADRDARVRGRRD
- a CDS encoding 1-acyl-sn-glycerol-3-phosphate acyltransferase, translated to MPADAVAVSAAEPTRLRVALNRVLFRAMLFSSGLVAIGLYQISRPLAWRFAKLQARNLMRVCGVRIRVRGREQLGPGPYIFAPNHQSHFDIAALLGLLPGVTRFAAKREMFAEPILGAVLRTMGMIPIDRDDPLASIERLQKVTLDGGSLVIFPEGTRSADGELLPFRKGAFVAAIQLGVPIVPVVCKGTTRIMPKGQYLSILPGSAELVILPPIATAGLTYEDRDRLRETVRAQIAAELAA
- a CDS encoding radical SAM protein; its protein translation is MRILLVSPTHYNADGTLHKTTRYWTSGLTLATLKALTPPGHDVRMVDELFHDVDLDFDGDVVGITAMGPQIRRAYELADHFRGRGRKVVLGGTWVTLTAEASLRHADAVVAGEAESVWPQVLEDLAAGRSRGIYRAAQWHDLRGLPRVDYTSLPLLKYDAFKRSWLYRMYFHWPIVFSRGCPHPCEYCAVQTFYERGFRTRPVDEVIADLEAIKALGANRILFLDDNPIGNPTAAKELFRAMVPLKLKWASQCTINIARDPELLDLAARSGCVSLSIGLESINEDSLETIGKRFNQPRRFDRDLAAIRAKGIQVIGLLMVGLDGDTLDTFQRSLAFLIDNKVSFLKLFTPCPYPGTKYYDDMLAADRITIQDWGRYDYGSPIIKPAQMTAEEMMSGFKTVYEGFYSSRAIAKRLFPPPAGSYLETLAYLVANLKVNRYLRSHENAWATIS
- a CDS encoding tryptophan 7-halogenase, with translation MLDADAIVIGGGPAGSVAAGFLAQAGARVLLFERERFPRYHIGESLLSATMPVLEALGVLPAIEAAGFVRKPGGTFVWGARAEPWSFYFRDDPGGRPHAFHVVRAEFDHLLLRHAAALGVDVREAHRVETVTYDGACNRVAARDERGAAVEARAPWVIDASGQQALLGRRDGQRRFDPFFKNLAVFSYFTGAEPLAGDTAGNILSAAFADGWFWFIPLHDGTTSVGAVVDATRFAGEAGGDATPLYERLVAACAPVAARTRAARRVAPVRVIRDYSYDSRAFHGPGYLLAGDAACFIDPVFSTGVHLASMAGYLAARAVERLLAGNVSPADALADYDRRYRAAFERYRQFLYFFYDHHTDPDSYFWTARKLLNPEGPLEARTAFVRLMSGTADLLGGDAGLAAELAARHRRFDDATARGRFGATADGGLFRVRGTLREL
- a CDS encoding type II toxin-antitoxin system VapC family toxin — translated: MMPLLLDTCAAIWIAEDQPIASAAAAALDAAAAAGRPVFVSPMSAWEIGLLVARSRLTISISPEAWFRRLLAVPGVALAATDPAALIASSFLPGCPPRDPVDRILAATARACGYRLVTRDAGLLAYAEEGHLAAIGC